Proteins encoded together in one Anaerotignum propionicum DSM 1682 window:
- a CDS encoding PF20097 family protein, which produces MKCPFCQEEMSQGHLESGRYFTWKAKDERGKKREYLLMKSYMGGAKLSGEICPYCRKLILDIPESQI; this is translated from the coding sequence ATGAAGTGTCCTTTTTGTCAAGAAGAGATGTCCCAAGGGCATTTGGAATCAGGTAGATATTTTACTTGGAAGGCGAAGGATGAACGAGGAAAGAAGCGGGAATATCTTTTAATGAAAAGCTATATGGGTGGAGCAAAACTTTCGGGAGAGATTTGCCCTTATTGCCGTAAACTGATTTTAGATATACCCGAAAGCCAAATATAA